A single genomic interval of Fibrobacter sp. UWB13 harbors:
- a CDS encoding S41 family peptidase, with protein MFLRIILAATLLSLLGCSDFIHPVKSTPEPTEYSFNYWLLQKVYLYEDELTDLSPNGDSDSIKTQLYDLLKDPFTTYVPPTKSEERATAINTSLVVGGDVGMRYFYNENLDYPIIITRVYPKSPAGRAGVPRYGRIISANGIDLSGEAKKVKAVYDSVLSYSKNIDLVVAQNNDTNLYKLEKETVYAPTVFVDTVDSKTAKNSSGIIFITIEGFKPTTANQDSGTYGELKAYLDSTGSDKRIRVLDLRGNPGGHVNQCLAAADLFVKQGTLSTRRQRSLDADGETKYTVSSIKAKAGDPGESGKYIIYANGGSASCAEIFIAAVTETTDIPFVGKKTYGKGIGQTNYFTYAGGLATITNFEFLTPKGNSYHKKGIYPKYECDNVADQDCAIQYANKIYGSKSSKQENALTKPSYEFVYYNKDNAISEFEGGSIIWENSSHYLDAFKKSQH; from the coding sequence ATGTTTCTCCGAATAATTCTAGCTGCTACGCTCTTGAGCTTACTCGGATGTTCGGACTTTATCCATCCGGTCAAGAGCACGCCTGAGCCCACAGAATATTCTTTTAACTACTGGCTCCTGCAAAAAGTATATCTGTACGAGGACGAGCTTACCGACTTGTCCCCAAACGGGGATTCCGATTCCATTAAAACTCAACTTTACGATCTTCTCAAGGACCCGTTTACCACATACGTTCCCCCCACCAAAAGTGAAGAACGAGCCACCGCCATCAATACAAGTCTTGTAGTAGGCGGCGATGTCGGGATGCGTTATTTCTACAACGAAAATCTGGATTACCCGATTATCATCACGCGAGTCTACCCCAAGAGCCCCGCCGGCAGAGCTGGCGTTCCAAGATACGGTCGCATCATCAGCGCAAACGGGATCGACCTCTCTGGAGAAGCTAAAAAAGTTAAAGCCGTTTACGATTCGGTTTTAAGTTATAGCAAAAACATAGACCTCGTCGTCGCACAGAATAACGACACCAATTTGTACAAGCTCGAAAAAGAAACCGTCTACGCACCTACTGTCTTTGTCGACACGGTAGATAGCAAGACCGCAAAAAATTCCTCCGGAATCATCTTCATTACAATTGAAGGATTTAAGCCGACAACGGCAAACCAAGATAGCGGCACATACGGGGAACTCAAAGCATACCTCGACTCCACCGGCTCTGACAAACGAATCCGTGTACTCGACCTGCGAGGGAATCCCGGTGGTCACGTGAACCAGTGCCTTGCCGCAGCAGACCTGTTCGTAAAACAAGGAACACTATCGACAAGACGTCAGCGCTCTCTCGACGCCGACGGTGAAACCAAATATACAGTATCGTCGATTAAAGCTAAAGCAGGCGACCCCGGAGAATCCGGCAAGTACATCATCTATGCCAATGGCGGCTCCGCCAGCTGTGCCGAAATATTTATCGCCGCAGTGACCGAAACGACAGACATTCCATTCGTCGGGAAAAAGACTTACGGAAAGGGCATCGGACAGACCAACTATTTCACATACGCAGGTGGGCTGGCGACAATAACCAATTTCGAATTTTTGACACCCAAAGGAAATTCCTACCACAAAAAAGGAATCTACCCCAAATACGAATGTGACAATGTAGCAGACCAAGATTGTGCCATCCAGTATGCCAATAAGATTTACGGCTCAAAAAGTTCCAAGCAAGAAAACGCGCTTACCAAGCCATCCTATGAATTTGTATATTACAACAAAGATAATGCGATTTCGGAATTTGAGGGAGGCTCAATCATATGGGAAAATTCAAGCCATTACTTAGACGCGTTCAAAAAGTCTCAGCATTAA
- a CDS encoding leucine-rich repeat domain-containing protein, with protein sequence MNLLDVIAKAKAEKAKTLDLSQKGLRLLPPELFEIESLEELNLDRNMLVEIPDDIGLLKNLKSLSVSENDLMELPESIGELTKLENLYLGYNSLSDLPESVGKLVNLQTVNIAKNQLLDLPLEVGNWKKVVKFSLHDNMLSEIPPTIGKMTSLVKLYLDNNELTTIPATLSHLENLEILMVSGNRLGAIPSEFSNLKSLRELVLDANQLATLPESLAECENLKTISVIENPMEEGIPRVLLDKKGLSIDQ encoded by the coding sequence ATGAATTTACTAGATGTTATAGCCAAAGCGAAAGCTGAAAAAGCAAAGACTCTCGACCTTTCCCAGAAAGGCCTTCGTCTGTTGCCCCCTGAACTTTTTGAAATCGAATCGCTCGAGGAACTCAACCTCGACCGCAACATGCTCGTCGAAATTCCGGACGACATCGGCCTTCTCAAGAACCTGAAGAGCCTCTCCGTGAGCGAAAACGACCTCATGGAACTGCCGGAATCCATCGGTGAACTTACAAAACTTGAAAACCTCTACCTCGGTTACAACAGCCTTTCGGACCTTCCGGAATCTGTGGGCAAGCTCGTGAACCTCCAGACGGTGAACATTGCCAAAAACCAGCTTCTCGACCTGCCGCTCGAAGTGGGCAACTGGAAAAAGGTCGTCAAGTTCTCCCTGCACGACAACATGCTCTCCGAAATCCCGCCGACCATCGGCAAGATGACGAGCCTCGTGAAGCTCTACCTCGACAACAACGAGCTCACGACGATCCCGGCAACGCTCTCGCACCTCGAGAACCTCGAAATTCTCATGGTCTCGGGCAACCGCCTGGGCGCCATCCCGTCGGAATTCAGCAACCTGAAGAGCCTGCGTGAACTTGTGCTCGACGCAAACCAGCTCGCCACGCTCCCAGAAAGCCTTGCCGAATGCGAAAACCTCAAGACGATTTCCGTCATCGAGAACCCGATGGAAGAAGGCATTCCTCGCGTGCTCCTCGACAAGAAGGGACTGAGCATCGACCAGTAG
- a CDS encoding AIPR family protein, producing MELTKSQERRLAFVASLLSLNPNDPNDRIKALRHLNLDENGCFHGFQYSQGFMEFFIFLDEDTPLEKVVAHLNADLKQLQIAVFRTSDPTNPFFLSLREEADPWAVNKITDEETEEDENAPASRPYMETLEITVLRTRASRDITDSELERTLKDMRRKLMLWKTDVKAKLEIIAEHDDLTRDFRSADDKLEIEMDSEPLHLTSDHGELFLGFCPIRTIFDYHVALGKRLKTKHNMAIVSSNIRTYLGNLTHTNAALIDAFQTMERNDDKNVNVDDFPFLHNGMTLTGDDLRLKERDGKKVLFIERPKIINGAQSLFTYEQYAKKSKHPVNPQVLVKVVVPYQGADNFLNQVTMANNRQNPVFSYHLRAADDLQFFIWQRYQEEGFTYVYKDGVRLKARTRKLEVRMRPELAKTLFMMDGKLSECRSSDCIFDKETLYQRCFGAFVRVAPEKEKDFVRKTIAFTKAWQLLSRLPIKIRKVTPGKGVSIEANDDNPLTRITWNGRLEDKFIFRSAVKDLVVALALRHWLIYGNPIQDFEWLVENELNFNDSILKYASRIYTDDLKNILISEFKDNTAYYDTITTIDKDSGESVERRLWKGFSNTATYDKMIELLCKKNPAWEKCRGGIEVFL from the coding sequence ATGGAACTAACAAAATCGCAGGAACGCCGCTTAGCATTTGTCGCTAGCCTCTTGAGCTTGAACCCTAACGACCCTAACGATAGAATTAAGGCACTCCGGCATCTGAACCTGGATGAAAATGGATGCTTCCACGGCTTCCAGTATTCACAGGGCTTTATGGAATTCTTCATCTTCTTGGACGAAGATACTCCGCTCGAAAAGGTTGTCGCACACTTGAACGCCGATCTGAAGCAACTCCAGATCGCCGTGTTCCGCACTAGCGACCCGACCAATCCGTTCTTCCTCTCACTCCGCGAAGAAGCCGACCCGTGGGCCGTCAACAAGATTACTGACGAAGAAACCGAAGAGGATGAAAACGCTCCTGCAAGCCGTCCGTACATGGAAACTCTCGAAATTACGGTGCTCCGCACTCGCGCTAGCCGCGATATCACGGACTCTGAACTCGAACGCACCCTCAAGGATATGCGCCGCAAGCTCATGCTCTGGAAGACCGACGTCAAGGCCAAGCTCGAAATTATCGCCGAACACGACGACCTCACTCGCGATTTCCGCTCTGCAGACGACAAACTTGAAATCGAGATGGATTCCGAACCGCTCCACCTCACTTCCGATCACGGCGAGCTCTTCCTCGGCTTCTGCCCGATCCGCACGATTTTTGACTACCATGTTGCCCTTGGTAAGCGCCTCAAGACCAAGCACAACATGGCTATTGTTAGCTCTAACATCCGTACTTACCTCGGTAACCTCACTCATACGAACGCCGCTCTTATCGATGCCTTCCAGACCATGGAAAGGAATGACGACAAGAACGTGAACGTCGATGACTTCCCGTTCCTCCACAACGGTATGACCCTCACGGGTGACGACCTGCGCCTCAAGGAACGCGATGGCAAGAAGGTGCTTTTCATTGAACGCCCGAAGATCATTAACGGTGCCCAGTCCCTCTTCACGTACGAACAGTATGCCAAGAAGAGCAAGCATCCGGTGAATCCGCAGGTGCTCGTGAAGGTCGTTGTGCCGTACCAGGGCGCCGACAACTTCTTGAACCAGGTGACCATGGCTAACAACCGCCAGAACCCGGTGTTCAGCTACCATCTGCGTGCTGCAGACGACTTGCAGTTCTTCATTTGGCAGCGTTACCAGGAAGAAGGCTTTACCTACGTTTATAAGGACGGTGTCCGTCTCAAGGCCCGTACCCGTAAGCTCGAAGTCCGCATGCGCCCGGAACTTGCAAAGACCCTCTTCATGATGGATGGCAAGCTCAGCGAATGCCGCTCCAGCGACTGCATTTTCGATAAGGAAACGCTCTACCAGCGCTGCTTCGGTGCGTTTGTGCGCGTTGCCCCTGAAAAGGAAAAGGATTTTGTCCGTAAGACCATCGCCTTCACGAAGGCATGGCAGCTCCTTAGCCGTCTCCCGATCAAGATCCGCAAGGTCACTCCGGGTAAGGGCGTGTCTATCGAAGCTAACGACGATAACCCGCTGACCCGCATCACGTGGAATGGCCGCCTCGAAGACAAGTTCATCTTCCGCAGTGCCGTGAAGGACCTCGTGGTCGCTCTCGCACTCCGTCACTGGCTCATCTACGGCAATCCGATCCAGGACTTCGAATGGCTTGTTGAAAACGAACTCAACTTCAACGATTCCATCCTCAAGTACGCCTCCCGCATCTATACGGACGACTTGAAGAACATCTTGATTTCTGAATTCAAGGACAACACCGCCTACTACGATACCATTACGACGATCGACAAGGATTCCGGTGAATCTGTGGAACGTCGCTTGTGGAAGGGCTTCTCCAATACGGCTACTTACGACAAGATGATTGAACTCTTGTGCAAGAAGAATCCGGCTTGGGAAAAGTGCCGCGGTGGCATTGAAGTATTCCTCTAG
- a CDS encoding S41 family peptidase: MGKFKPLLRRVQKVSALICLAISFFCGINLTACASENSSPSGTNYYTPTVSREFLYNYYLLFYHYNDKDKYLGKPEDYVGKLSEEQETALSQKGIPWDYFDLYYMYAQMNDPYTYYLDPAHAVSRIENIYNSDKIFGSGFELDSTLISEKYVIKKVIPSSPADKAGIKVGDEITAIEGIAPTKELIYRRLSTDYEGETITYTIKRDSTTLTIPVVLATFLSPTVELSFKDSIPIIKILEFVQTTSNERGTYGEFMDYLQATQNYKSTILDLRNNRGGNLNQCVEMTKVLLSKGDTAINIILSDADTINKRQIKNTITAVATDDGFASNRYFVILANGMSASCSETMIAGIVSNKKFPVIGTTTYGKGIGQHIIVTPSYSYVSITDMKTYDKNMVSFHKVGIVPDFVISDNEQALEKAIELAKAKSFIRIAGYGTENTGHFAKAALEPDSMPGFYLLPGEHIQ; encoded by the coding sequence ATGGGAAAATTCAAGCCATTACTTAGACGCGTTCAAAAAGTCTCAGCATTAATTTGTTTAGCAATAAGCTTTTTTTGCGGCATCAACCTTACCGCTTGCGCTTCAGAAAACAGTTCTCCGTCAGGCACCAATTATTACACGCCCACCGTTTCCCGAGAATTTTTATACAACTATTACCTCCTCTTCTACCATTATAACGATAAGGATAAGTACCTAGGCAAGCCAGAAGACTATGTGGGCAAACTTAGCGAAGAGCAGGAAACCGCCTTGTCCCAAAAGGGTATTCCATGGGATTATTTCGACCTTTATTACATGTACGCACAAATGAACGATCCTTATACGTATTATTTGGATCCAGCCCATGCCGTAAGCAGGATTGAAAACATTTATAATTCCGACAAAATATTCGGTTCTGGCTTTGAACTTGATTCAACCTTGATTTCTGAAAAATATGTCATCAAAAAAGTTATACCCAGTTCGCCTGCAGACAAGGCGGGGATAAAGGTCGGTGACGAGATTACAGCAATCGAAGGTATCGCCCCCACAAAGGAACTCATATACCGCAGGCTTTCCACGGATTATGAAGGCGAAACCATTACCTATACAATCAAACGCGATTCAACGACATTGACAATCCCCGTTGTACTCGCCACGTTCTTGTCTCCAACAGTCGAGCTGTCGTTCAAGGATTCCATCCCCATTATCAAAATTTTGGAATTTGTCCAAACCACATCAAACGAGCGCGGGACATACGGAGAATTTATGGATTACCTCCAGGCAACGCAAAACTACAAGTCTACCATTCTTGACCTTAGAAATAACAGAGGCGGCAATCTGAATCAATGCGTAGAAATGACGAAAGTCCTACTTTCCAAAGGCGATACGGCGATAAACATTATTCTTTCAGATGCTGACACCATTAACAAAAGGCAAATTAAGAATACAATAACAGCCGTTGCAACAGACGATGGATTTGCCAGCAACCGTTATTTTGTAATTCTCGCCAACGGCATGAGCGCAAGCTGCTCTGAAACCATGATTGCAGGCATTGTCTCGAACAAGAAATTCCCAGTTATCGGAACAACCACTTACGGAAAAGGCATCGGGCAACATATCATTGTGACCCCATCTTACTCATACGTTTCAATCACAGATATGAAAACCTATGACAAGAACATGGTCAGTTTCCACAAAGTCGGAATTGTCCCAGACTTCGTCATCAGCGACAACGAGCAAGCCTTAGAAAAAGCAATTGAACTCGCGAAAGCGAAAAGCTTCATTCGTATCGCGGGCTATGGAACCGAAAATACAGGGCATTTTGCCAAAGCAGCTCTCGAACCCGACTCTATGCCGGGATTCTACCTGCTGCCCGGAGAACATATTCAGTAG